In Mangrovivirga cuniculi, the following proteins share a genomic window:
- a CDS encoding DUF3772 domain-containing protein: MIRYASFFIITLFFNLTLLSQDEAISEIRSKIEESFDHINNIKSLIKSGPESKDSLTLYSNRLLDIQDGLVNEIDRLDEIEKDFENRLRELGPEPAEGEMPEAKVISKLRDSLETKISNTVELKQSAILLNEQISQLLVDIAKKKSDIFIDALGNRSKSILSPDLWVEASRDFPVVVDKIAHFFNQWADSLKKGKNYKATIMILMTAFILIVIVFYLVSKNSIWKRIDGYFEKGEELSLINRKRRAAVKSFSDLLLLTFAFILLYWIGKEFNLITVYNKLFFLRLFFGITASVFFIKYIRSAFSPSNDKWRIVNCNNEYARQIVLIGSAIFILFIFERIPTTAIELVHEIGEDLIHVISGSLGIVILVLIFMLTRKKIWINTIKDSSEEDSHGHLKIRYELLRKGFRFATIILILAILLGYIRFSAFMVDRFVLLSFFVAFVISLRHLMIWGIYSLQKGEEDTNHSDIDSEDQKGDSVYFWTRIIVDISLPFLILPLLLILLGFDKLNIQRIYSYFESDIHIGAVSFSVTNLLYGFLVFIIAIAVVRWISKMFERRILGSSHFDPGLRNSMMTLANYVGMLIAVILALSTIGIDFSKIALIAGALSVGIGFGLQSIVSNFVSGLILLFERPIKIGDWIVVNSGQGYVKHIGARATQVQTFDQSTIVIPNSELISNSLTNWFYNNRRGRVIVPVGVAYSSDPEKVKNILIEAASEHPAVLKIPPISVYWSDFADSSLNFEVRAFIKNYDDVLSVKTDIRFAIFSKFKKAGITIPFPQRDVNFFPQEDKESKNSSKITPHKRTKGTKGE; this comes from the coding sequence ATGATCAGGTACGCAAGTTTTTTTATTATAACCTTATTTTTCAATCTTACCCTTCTTTCCCAGGATGAAGCAATAAGTGAAATTAGATCTAAAATTGAAGAAAGTTTTGATCATATTAATAACATAAAATCTCTTATAAAATCTGGTCCCGAAAGTAAAGATAGCCTTACATTATACTCAAACAGATTATTGGATATTCAGGATGGTCTTGTAAATGAGATTGATCGGTTAGATGAGATAGAAAAGGATTTTGAAAACAGATTAAGAGAGTTGGGCCCTGAACCAGCTGAAGGAGAAATGCCTGAAGCAAAAGTAATCTCTAAACTTAGGGACAGCCTGGAAACAAAGATTAGCAATACTGTTGAATTAAAGCAATCAGCAATACTGCTTAATGAGCAAATCAGCCAACTTTTAGTCGATATTGCCAAAAAAAAGAGCGATATATTCATCGACGCCCTGGGAAATAGAAGTAAGTCAATTTTATCACCTGATTTGTGGGTTGAAGCATCCAGAGATTTTCCGGTAGTGGTAGATAAAATCGCTCACTTTTTTAATCAGTGGGCAGATAGCTTAAAAAAAGGCAAAAATTACAAAGCAACAATCATGATATTAATGACGGCTTTTATCTTGATTGTGATAGTCTTTTATCTAGTGTCAAAGAATAGCATTTGGAAACGAATAGATGGATATTTTGAAAAGGGTGAAGAACTTTCTCTTATAAATAGAAAAAGGAGAGCAGCAGTTAAAAGTTTTTCTGACCTATTATTATTGACTTTTGCCTTTATTTTACTCTATTGGATAGGTAAAGAGTTTAATTTGATCACAGTTTATAATAAGCTCTTCTTTTTAAGATTATTTTTTGGAATTACAGCATCAGTTTTCTTTATAAAATACATTCGAAGTGCATTCTCTCCTTCCAATGATAAGTGGCGTATTGTTAATTGTAATAATGAATACGCCCGACAAATTGTATTAATCGGCTCTGCAATATTTATTTTATTCATTTTTGAAAGAATCCCGACTACTGCTATTGAATTGGTTCACGAAATAGGGGAGGACCTTATACATGTAATTTCAGGATCACTGGGCATTGTAATACTTGTTCTTATTTTTATGCTTACCAGGAAAAAGATATGGATCAATACTATTAAAGATTCATCTGAAGAAGATTCACATGGGCATTTAAAAATACGATATGAACTTTTGAGGAAGGGGTTCAGGTTTGCCACTATTATTTTGATATTAGCCATTTTACTGGGATATATTAGATTCAGTGCATTTATGGTGGACCGGTTTGTGCTACTTTCTTTTTTCGTGGCGTTTGTAATATCTCTTCGGCATTTAATGATTTGGGGAATCTATAGTCTCCAAAAAGGAGAAGAAGACACTAATCATTCTGATATAGATAGTGAAGATCAAAAAGGGGACTCAGTTTATTTCTGGACACGAATAATTGTTGATATTTCGCTCCCGTTTTTAATCCTGCCACTTTTATTAATATTATTGGGCTTTGATAAATTAAATATACAACGTATTTATTCATATTTTGAATCTGATATCCATATAGGAGCCGTATCATTTTCAGTTACAAATTTATTATATGGTTTTTTGGTTTTTATTATAGCCATTGCTGTCGTCAGATGGATTTCAAAAATGTTTGAACGAAGAATATTAGGTTCATCCCATTTTGACCCGGGTCTTCGAAATTCGATGATGACGTTAGCCAACTACGTCGGGATGTTAATAGCTGTAATTCTTGCTCTGTCAACAATAGGTATAGACTTTTCCAAGATAGCACTAATTGCAGGTGCACTTTCAGTAGGTATTGGTTTTGGCCTGCAAAGCATTGTATCTAATTTCGTTTCAGGGTTAATTCTTTTATTTGAAAGACCTATTAAAATCGGAGATTGGATCGTTGTGAATTCCGGGCAGGGATATGTTAAACATATTGGTGCCCGGGCCACCCAGGTTCAAACATTTGATCAGTCAACCATTGTAATTCCTAATTCTGAATTGATTTCAAATTCGCTTACTAACTGGTTTTATAATAACAGGAGAGGAAGAGTTATAGTACCGGTGGGTGTTGCCTATAGTTCAGATCCAGAAAAGGTAAAAAATATTTTGATTGAAGCGGCTTCGGAGCATCCGGCAGTTTTGAAAATACCACCGATAAGTGTTTATTGGAGTGATTTTGCGGATAGTTCGTTAAATTTTGAAGTTAGAGCATTTATAAAAAATTATGATGATGTTTTATCGGTAAAGACTGATATCAGGTTTGCTATCTTTTCAAAGTTTAAAAAAGCTGGTATTACCATTCCGTTCCCTCAAAGAGATGTCAATTTTTTCCCGCAAGAAGATAAAGAGAGTAAAAATTCTTCTAAAATAACACCCCATAAAAGAACCAAAGGAACTAAAGGGGAATAA
- a CDS encoding carbohydrate porin encodes MLNLRILFIAFLNLYSIDVSSQSSIMYQDIKKSDWFTIAGGSYGRIGIGWTPDISSVSGRRLNLSRMGSIGGRMEEQDYLEIGLAFKMEPFKQTRDSIEINVQLRAAVFTRGAAYFGSSSTSGFNGLTLVLPELYVEGKNVFTKDLNIWVGNRFYRGNDVHMADYFYFNDHSGQGAGIEYKKSRFNVIFVSSSDTTSTVPPYFYLNYFTGTPSLEIRNRIVYALEQDLQLGKHSLITFLGEYHRIGDPSDNPAVQGSLESFPGDYGWVIGAKYQHNVLPYEFLRDGSFNQFAIRYGSGIANGGDGGSSRTWETFGAVDTTNFQFRNAYSWHIVNHFLLDFSDKFSLNGYGIFNYNQGAAKTKGEAETYLGKEVFNRKKDLTFGLKGVNYITDIFHWQTEIHYSQRQQGTSSWYRVTKLSFVPTIALRGQRSVWSRPHIRFIYSIARFNQAAQQDQFSPFLQLTGPKEWGHFFGVRAEWWTW; translated from the coding sequence TTGCTGAATCTACGAATTTTATTCATCGCATTTTTGAACCTGTATTCTATAGATGTTTCTTCGCAAAGCTCTATCATGTATCAGGATATCAAAAAATCTGATTGGTTTACTATAGCAGGAGGATCTTATGGAAGAATCGGAATTGGCTGGACCCCTGATATTTCATCTGTAAGTGGTAGAAGGCTTAATTTAAGCAGAATGGGAAGTATTGGAGGCCGGATGGAAGAACAGGATTACCTGGAAATCGGTCTCGCTTTTAAAATGGAACCATTTAAACAGACCAGGGATTCCATAGAGATAAATGTTCAACTGAGAGCAGCTGTCTTTACTCGTGGAGCGGCTTATTTTGGTAGTAGCAGCACTTCAGGTTTTAATGGATTGACACTCGTTTTGCCGGAATTATATGTTGAAGGCAAAAATGTGTTTACCAAAGACCTCAATATCTGGGTGGGTAATCGTTTTTACAGGGGCAATGATGTTCACATGGCAGATTATTTTTATTTCAATGATCATTCAGGGCAGGGGGCCGGAATTGAATATAAAAAATCGCGATTCAATGTTATTTTCGTTTCTTCCTCGGATACAACTTCTACAGTCCCTCCATATTTTTATTTGAATTATTTTACTGGTACCCCAAGTCTGGAGATCAGAAATCGAATTGTGTATGCTTTAGAACAAGATCTGCAACTAGGAAAGCATTCATTAATTACCTTTTTAGGGGAATATCACAGAATAGGAGATCCTTCGGACAATCCTGCTGTTCAGGGCTCATTAGAATCTTTCCCGGGAGATTATGGATGGGTTATCGGAGCAAAGTATCAACATAATGTGCTTCCATACGAATTTCTAAGAGATGGATCTTTTAATCAATTTGCCATTAGATATGGTAGCGGAATTGCAAACGGAGGCGATGGTGGTAGCTCAAGAACATGGGAGACATTTGGAGCCGTTGATACTACTAATTTTCAATTTCGGAATGCTTATTCCTGGCATATAGTTAATCATTTCCTGCTTGATTTTTCTGATAAATTTAGCTTAAATGGCTATGGTATTTTTAACTATAACCAGGGAGCAGCAAAAACAAAAGGCGAAGCAGAAACATATCTGGGAAAGGAAGTATTTAACAGAAAAAAAGATCTTACTTTCGGGCTAAAGGGTGTTAATTATATCACTGACATTTTTCACTGGCAAACTGAGATCCATTATAGTCAACGTCAGCAAGGGACATCCTCATGGTACCGGGTAACAAAACTAAGTTTTGTACCCACGATCGCACTTAGAGGTCAAAGGTCTGTATGGTCAAGACCACATATCAGGTTTATATATTCTATTGCCAGATTTAACCAGGCAGCACAGCAGGATCAGTTCTCCCCATTTCTTCAATTAACAGGGCCCAAAGAATGGGGACATTTCTTTGGTGTCAGAGCAGAGTGGTGGACCTGGTAG
- a CDS encoding TlpA family protein disulfide reductase has product MKKKLFFALWLTFSLTVIAIIFYRQEYRFLLPTPKPIDLKMVEQGDSVKLDLAGTGNRVYFHFYNSECPCSRFNIKEFKRIVRKNEDSVKFIAVIEEEQSNKLQEFKKKYDLGIETIIDKDGKIANELGVYSTPQAVIVENGRVFYKGNYNKARFCTSKNTRFAELAVEAMLTNKKPPHFPELAYISYGCELPSNEN; this is encoded by the coding sequence ATGAAGAAGAAGTTATTTTTTGCTTTATGGCTGACTTTTTCGCTCACAGTCATAGCGATTATTTTTTACAGACAGGAATATAGATTTTTATTACCTACACCAAAGCCAATCGATCTAAAGATGGTTGAACAGGGAGATTCTGTAAAACTTGATCTGGCAGGTACTGGTAATAGAGTGTATTTTCATTTTTATAACAGCGAATGCCCGTGCTCGCGCTTTAATATTAAGGAGTTTAAACGCATTGTGAGAAAAAACGAAGATTCTGTAAAATTTATAGCTGTTATAGAGGAAGAACAATCAAATAAACTACAGGAATTTAAAAAAAAATATGATCTGGGTATAGAAACCATTATTGATAAGGATGGCAAAATAGCTAATGAACTAGGTGTATACAGCACCCCTCAAGCTGTAATTGTCGAAAACGGAAGAGTATTTTATAAAGGTAATTACAATAAGGCTCGCTTTTGTACTTCAAAAAACACTCGCTTTGCAGAATTAGCAGTTGAAGCCATGCTAACAAATAAGAAGCCTCCACATTTTCCGGAATTGGCTTATATATCCTATGGATGTGAACTCCCTTCAAACGAGAATTAA
- a CDS encoding alpha/beta fold hydrolase translates to MLNFRTANNPNSSTWVVFLHGAGGNMDTWKYQWEAIEPHFNLLAVDLRDHGKSKNISPEKDSYDFALIATDILEVIDHLKIKSAFFVTLSFGSVLMQDLSMRRPEMVSGAVLAGAIFKGNFLIKAFVHLARFFNLFLSYSQMYSLFSYLLMPKKEHQRSRRIYKIQATKIGSDEYMKWLGLYSTFFSTLEKFSGQKIHYPTLVIMGSDDFVFLSAAQEFTDNQENASLKVISNAGHICNIDQYNKFNELLKSFLFSQEFISQKADS, encoded by the coding sequence ATGTTAAATTTTAGAACTGCTAATAATCCAAATAGTTCGACCTGGGTAGTATTTTTACATGGGGCAGGAGGGAATATGGACACCTGGAAATATCAATGGGAGGCTATTGAGCCTCATTTTAATTTGCTGGCAGTAGATCTAAGAGATCATGGAAAAAGTAAAAATATAAGCCCCGAAAAAGACTCTTACGATTTTGCATTAATAGCCACTGATATTCTGGAAGTGATAGATCATTTGAAAATCAAAAGTGCTTTTTTTGTGACTCTTTCTTTTGGTAGTGTTTTAATGCAGGATTTAAGTATGAGACGACCGGAGATGGTTAGTGGAGCAGTTCTGGCCGGAGCTATTTTTAAAGGAAATTTTTTAATCAAGGCATTTGTTCATTTGGCAAGGTTTTTCAATTTATTTCTAAGTTACAGTCAAATGTACAGCCTTTTCTCTTACTTGCTCATGCCTAAAAAAGAACATCAAAGATCAAGAAGAATTTACAAAATTCAGGCCACAAAAATAGGTTCAGATGAATACATGAAATGGCTTGGGCTTTATTCAACTTTCTTTTCAACCCTGGAAAAATTTAGCGGGCAGAAAATACATTATCCTACCCTGGTAATTATGGGGTCTGATGATTTCGTGTTTTTGAGTGCCGCACAAGAATTTACAGATAATCAGGAAAATGCTAGTCTTAAAGTGATTTCAAATGCCGGCCATATTTGCAATATTGATCAGTACAACAAATTTAATGAGCTTTTAAAATCATTTCTGTTCTCACAAGAATTTATTAGTCAAAAAGCAGATAGTTGA
- a CDS encoding formylglycine-generating enzyme family protein, with amino-acid sequence MANTWQGRFPTKNESEDGFKYISPIKSYPPNSAGIYDMAGNVWEWTSDWYNRDYYKAINTSAVLSNPTGAKEYFDPDRPYEPVKVIKGGSFLCHSSYCASYRISARMPSSIDTGSDHLGFRTVVTPDMLK; translated from the coding sequence ATGGCCAATACCTGGCAAGGTAGATTCCCAACAAAAAATGAATCTGAAGATGGGTTCAAATACATATCACCAATAAAATCATACCCTCCAAATTCGGCGGGAATATACGATATGGCCGGAAATGTCTGGGAGTGGACCAGTGATTGGTACAACAGAGACTATTATAAAGCAATAAATACATCAGCTGTTTTGAGTAACCCAACTGGAGCAAAGGAATATTTTGATCCTGACAGACCTTATGAACCAGTAAAAGTAATCAAAGGCGGGTCTTTTCTTTGTCATTCTTCATATTGCGCCAGTTACAGGATATCTGCGAGAATGCCATCTAGTATCGATACCGGATCAGATCACCTTGGTTTCCGAACAGTGGTAACTCCTGATATGCTGAAGTAA